Part of the Ignavibacterium album JCM 16511 genome, AGAAGATGACTTTAATTAAGTAAAAAATTTTGAGGTTGTTCCTGAATATCAGATTAATCTTTTATTTCGGAACAACCTCTTCCTAAATAAATTTTTTGGAGAATTGTGATATGAGATTTTCTTATTTATTTACCATTTCGATTTTTATTTCATTAAAAATATTTGCGCAGGATATTTCCTTTATTCCAAGAGAAACAACAGTTAACGATACAATCGGTGATGAAGTTGTAATTTATATTGATCTCACAAACATTTCTCAGGCAGAGCAAACTGTTTTTGTTGTTCGTACAATGAACCAAATGCCCAACGGTTGGAGTACTTCATTATGTTTTGACTATTGTTATCCTGATTGGATGGATAGCATAGCAACAACCCAAACTTATGGTAGCAGTCCTTTGCAACCGGGTGAGTCAAGAGAAGTATCTGTTCATTTTTTTACTAACAATGTTCCAAATACCGGAATGGTTCAATTGCAGGCAGGAACTTTCAGA contains:
- a CDS encoding T9SS type A sorting domain-containing protein; translated protein: MRFSYLFTISIFISLKIFAQDISFIPRETTVNDTIGDEVVIYIDLTNISQAEQTVFVVRTMNQMPNGWSTSLCFDYCYPDWMDSIATTQTYGSSPLQPGESREVSVHFFTNNVPNTGMVQLQAGTFRNPDQRITVELQASTFDPTSVEDEVSSITNFKLEQNYPNPFNPATKIRWQSPISGWQTLKVYDLLGNEISTLVNEEKPAGNHELIFNASDLPSGIYFYHLNIGAFSQSKAMILEK